The following nucleotide sequence is from Bacteroidota bacterium.
CGGCATCTAAATGCTTGACTTCTGGATCATTACCGACGTGACCAACGAGAATGACTTTGTTTACTGACATAGTTTGATTGTTTGGAGTAAAAGTACAATTTTTTTTTGATTATAAAATTTGAGGGGAAGCACACTGTCAGAATCCATTCCCTACTTTTAATCCATTGCCTGTTCGAGGTACCTCGTAATTAACCTGGGCATGGCAAATTTTGCCAGGTCTGCCGGTTGCACAAAAATAGAACCAGATTTGGACCATTCCTCTTCGAGGTCAACATGTACAAAACAACCTTGCAAAACCTGATGAGAGAGTATATGTTTGAATTCTGATGAGATAACACGGATCTTATAAGCAGAAAAGGTCTTGAAAATGGTCTTTTGCAGAAAATCAGAAAACTCTTCGGGCTGAACCTGTGCTTCGGATTCCACCAGAGGAAATTGATACAAACCTTTCCAGATATCGGTATTTTGACGTTTTTCAATGTAGGTGTTCTCCTTGTAATGCATCACAACAAAATATAAATACCGCACCCGTTGTTTCAACTTTCTTGACTTCACGGGGTAAGAGAAGGTGTTTTTTTGAGCCAATGACATGCACTTTAGCTGGAGTGGGCAATGAGTACAGATGGGATTTGCTGGCAAACAAACTGTTGCTCCAAGTTCCATCAATGCTTCGTTGTGGGCAGCCGGATTCTTTGTGTTTAAAACTGCTTGAGCCAGTTCTTTAAAATGTTTCTTCCCTGAAGTGCTGTCGATGGGAATTTCGCTGGCAAAATACCTGGACAATACCCGGTAAACATTGCCGTCGACCATGGCTTCGGGTTTATTAAAAGCGAGAGATGCGATGGCTGCAGCTGTGTAATCTCCAATACCTTTTAGTCCCTTTAGATCGCTCACCTCATCGGGGAACTTTCCTTTGTATTTACTCTGAACTATTTTGGCGGTTTCATGCAGATTGCGGGCTCTGGTGTAATAGCCAAGTCCCTGCCACAACATTAAAATTTCATCGATATCAGCGTCAGCAAGTTCCTTTATTGTCGGAAACCGGCTTATAAACCTATGATAATATCCAATACCCTGGTCAACACGGGTTTGCTGCAATATCACTTCCGAAATCCAGATAAGGTAAGGATCGCGGGTATACCGCCAGGGTAAATCACGGTTATTCACGTTAAACCAATGTATTAGCTCCTCCATTGTTAGTTTTACATAGTGGGTAAACAAATTCAAGAAGAAATAACAAAATATCTTAAATAGTGTTTCAATTATCGCCTAAAATGCTTTATATTTGCACTCCACAAATGAAAGAATCCGTAAATAACTGATAATTAAAGCGTTTAAAAAATGACCAAAGCAGATATCGTAAACGAAATTTCCAAGAACACTGGTATTGAAAAAATCACTGTACAGAAAGCAGTTGAATCATTTATGGAAGTGGTGAAAGATTCACTCACTCAGGAAAGAAATGTATATTTAAGAGGCTTTGGTAGCTTCATTGTGAAAAAAAGGGCTAAGAAAACTGCTCGCAACATTTCGAAAAACACTACTATTATTATCCCTGAGCATTTTATTCCTTCCTTCAAACCAGCAAAAACTTTTGTAGGAAAAGTAAAAAGCAACATTAAAAAATAATTAAAACATACTCAAATGCCAAGCGGAAAGAAAAGGAAAAGACATAAAATGGCGACGCATAAGCGTAAAAAACGTCTTAGAAAAAATCGTCATAAGAAAAAGAAATAGCTTAATTGTTTAAGCATTACCACCTTCTGAAAAACCTAAAGCCTTTGGCTTTAGGTTTTTCATCTATATTGTTATTTATCCCGCTACAAGTTTTTATTGTGCAAAATATCTCTACATTGTGAGCAAAGAACTGGTTATTGATGTTAAAGCCAATGAGATTGATATTGCTCTGCTTGAAGATAAAAAGCTTCTTGAATTAAGCAAGGAGAAAAGCAATCCGAAATTCTCTGTGGGTGATATCTATCTGGGTAGAGTAAAAAAAGTAATGCCCGGGTTAAATGCTGCCTTTGTGGATGTGGGGTATGAAAAAGATGCCTTTTTACACTACCTCGATCTTGGCCCTCAGTTTCGTACGCTTCATAAATACCTTAACGAAGCTTTAAGTCGCAAAACCAAGCTGGTACCACAACAAAAGTTTAAACGCGAACCCGATATTGATAAAAATGGCAAGATAAACCAGGTACTTACTGCAGGTCAGTTGGTATTGGTACAAATTGCCAAAGAACCCATCTCTACAAAAGGTCCAAGACTTACTTCGGAAATTGCCATTGCCGGGCGCAACATGGTACTGATGCCTTTTAGCGATAAAATTTCCATTTCGCAAAAGATTGAATCGGCCGACGAAAAGAAAAGACTTAAGACCCTAATTACCAGCATTAGACCTGCCAATTACGGATTAATAATACGCACTGCTGCCGAAGGTAAAATGGTGAAAACCCTCGACGAAGAGTTGCGTAATCTTCAGAAAAAATGGGAACTGGCATTCGAAAAACTTAGGGGAGCACAGCCACCAAAGCTTTTTTTGAGCGAATTAAATCGCACCTCTGTCATTCTTCGCGACATTCTGAATGTTGGCTTCAACAACATACATGTAAACGACGAAAGTCTTCACCGCGAAATAAGGGAGTATATTAGCACCATTGCCCCTGAAAAGGAAAAAATTGTAAACCTATATACTGGCGCAGCACCAATTTTTGAAAAATACGGGGTTCTTAAACAGATAAAAGCCGCTTTCGGAAAAACCGTATCGTTTAGAAGTGGCGCATACCTTATAATAGAGCATACCGAAGCCCTGCATGTGATCGATGTCAACAGCGGGAACAGGGCTAAAAATGTTGATAACCAGGAATCAACCGGCTTGGATGTGAACCTTGCTGCCTGCGATGAAATTGCCCGTCAGTTACGCTTGCGCGATATGGGCGGCATTATCGTTATTGATTTTATCGATATGCAATCGCAAGACAACAAAAATAAGGTTTTCGAACGCATGAAAGCTGCAATGGAAACGGACCGTACGAAGCATTCCATATTGCCATTGAGCCGTTTTGGATTGATGCAGATTACACGTCAGCGTGTGAGGCCCGAAATGCATATCAACACACGAGAAAAATGCCCCACATGCGAAGGTACTGGCGAAATTTCGCCCAGTGTGCTCATTATCGAACGAATAGAATCGCACCTGGTAGATGTGATTGAAAAATACAAACCTAAAAAGGTAAATGTGCGTGTACATCCCTTTATTGCAGCCTATATCAATAAGGGACTCTTTAACTCAGTAAAAGCACGTTGGAAAAGAAAATACAAACTCGGATTGAAGATTGTTCCTATCAGCTCTTTCGATTTCCTCGAATTTCATTTCTTTGACAAAGACAACGAAGAGTTTATTTAAATCTCTATCGAAAAAAATATTTTGAAAGCTGTCTGGGTTATCCTGGCAGCTTTTTTTATACCTTAAGCCCTCGATTTTTTCAATTGATTAACAAGAATTAACAAATCATTACATAAATATTTATTATATCTATATATCTTAATGTTTTAATTTTATTGCAACTGTTTTACTATGAAATTAAATTACAAGAATCTGACAACAAGCATCTTATTACTCATTAGCCTGGGTTTGTATGCCGATGTGATCAAGCCTGTGAAATGGGAACACAGCCTGAAACAAATAGACGATGAGACTTACGAAATTGTATTCAAAGCCTCCATTGATAAAGGCTGGCACCTTTATGGGCTTAACATTCCGGAAGGAGGCCCCATTGCCACCTCATTTACCTACAATAAACTTGTAGGGGCAGAGTTGATGGGGAATACACAAACATCCAAAAAGCCAGAGGTAAAATTCGACAACACTTTCGAGATGGAACTTGAGCTTTTTGATGGCACCGTTTCCTTTTCACAGAAAATAAAAAAAACAACGGAAGGTGCATCCATCAAAGGTTTTATCGAATTTATGGCTTGCGATGATTCCCGTTGCCTTCCACCTTCGGAAATTGAATTCAGTTATTCCCTTGCAAATACCCTGGCAGAGAAAACTTCTGCAACTCCTGCTCAAAAAGCATTACCCGGCATAGATACCCTGACTTTGGTGAACGAAGTGGCAAGCGCTCCAGATAAAAGTGAACAGAAAGTCGAAACCCTTTCAAACCTAAACTCTGACAATGAACCTGAACAGAATAGAAAATCTCGCTGGACGATATTCTGGGAGGCATTTACAAAAGGCCTTCTGGCAATTCTTACTCCCTGCGTTTTTCCAATTATACCTCTCACGGTGGCATTTTTCATGCGCGACAGTACCACCGGCAAAAGGATTTTTCAAGCTCTGTTTTTTGGGCTTTCTATAGTGGCCATCTATTCGATTGTTGGACTTGTGGCAGGATTACTCCAAATAGATATCACCGCCCTAACAAGACATTGGTTAGCAAACATAATTATAGCCGCTGTATTGTTAGCCTTTGCTGCTTCTTTTTTCGGTATGTTCGAACTGGTGCTGCCAGGCAGTCTATCGAACAAGCTCGATAACAAGGTAGACAAAGGCGGATTGCTTGCCCCATTTTTCCTGGCACTTGTTACTGCAGTAGTTTCCTTTTCGTGCGTAGGACCTATTGCCGGTGTGGCCATTGGCGCAGCCATGAATGGTGAAATAATCACACCTGTAATAGCCATGGCCGGGTTCTCTTCGGCCTTTGCACTCCCATTTGTATTGCTTGGAATTTTTCCTGGTATGCTGAAAAACATGCCAAAATCCGGAGGATGGCTCAATGCTGTAAAAGTGGTGTTTGCTTTTCTGATGCTAGTAGCGGCATATATTTTCCTTGGCAATACCCAATGGGCCTTATTTAACCGCGACACAATACTTGCGCTCAATATAGCCACATTTATACTTTTAGGCATTTACCTGCTTGGAAAAATAAAATTTGCCCACGACAGCGACCTGCCTTCCTTAAAAGTGCCGCGGCTTTTATTATCAATTGTTTCTTTCAGTCTTGCTCTGTACCTATTGCCCGGACTATTCGGAAGCCCACTGAAGGCTCTTTCCCCATTCCTTCCCGCAGAAGAAACTTCTGAAATGAATGTTCGGCAAGCTTTCACTTCCAATGTATCGTTGTTGGAAGTAAGTACAACAGCCCTATGCCACCCTAACCCGCGTTACTCAGACAAATTGCATCTGCCTCATAATCTGGCCGGTTATTTCGATTACGAAGAGGGGATGGCCTGTGCCCAGGAACTAAATAAGCCTGTGCTCCTTGACTTTGTTGGCCATTCGTGTAAAAACTGCAAAAAAATGTATGCCGATGTATGGTCCGACCCACAAATTCTTGCCAAACTCCAGGAGGAATTCATCATCATTGCCCTGTACACCGACGACCGCACTCCATTACCTGAAAGTGAATGGTATACTTCAACCTTAGATGGTAAAGAAAAAAATACCCTTGGAAAAAAGAACCTCGATTTTCAGATAAGTAAGTTTCAATCGAATGCTTTACCGCTATATGCCATTTTAGATACAAACGGTCGGGTTATTACAGAAGTCCCATATTTCACCTACAATACTAACAAGAAAGAGTTTTTAAACTACCTGAATGAAGGCATCTCCAACTTCCGAAAGGCAAAATTCTAATTGGCTCCAGATATGATTTAAGTCAGACTCAGCCTAGTTTAGAAGGAATCTCATGTTTTATTATGTGAAGTTTTTCTAACATTGCCTTCATGATAAATTTAGATAAGAGGGTATACTTCAAAAACAAGGATGAAATATGGCAAAAGTTAAACAAATAATCGAGCTCGATGATGTTGTTGTAAAATTTGCTGGTGATTCGGGCGATGGAATGCAGCTTTCGGGTAGCCAGTTCTCAGACACTTCAGCTTTTGTAGGCAACGACCTTTCGACTTTTCCCGATTACCCATCGGAAATCAGGGCACCACAGGGTACAATTGCCGGTGTTTCAGGGTTTCAGGTGCACATTGGGCACAAAGAAGTTCAAACGCCGGGCGACCTTGCTGATGTTTTGGTAGCGATGAACCCAGCTGCGTTGAAAGCCAATTTACGATGGACAAAACCAGGGGCTACCATTATAATCGATATCGATAATTTTGACAGCAACCACTATAAAAAGGCCGGATATACAGAAGATCCCCTTCAGGATGGCAGTCTTGAAGGTTTTAACCTGGTAAAAGCTCCAATTTCTACCTTGACCCGTTCGACAGTGGCCGAATTCGGCCTCGACAACCGCACAGCCGAAAAAACACGCAACCAGTTTGTGGCAGGTGTGTTGTATTGGCTGTTTAACCGCGACATGAAAATCGGAGAAAACTTTATCAGCGAACGATTTAAAAAACATCCGGAATATATTCAACCAAATATTGCGGTTTTAAGGGCGGGCTACAATTTTGCCGAAACAGTGGAGGCCATGGCTGTAAAATTTCAGGTGAACCCAGCATTAAAAGGTAAAGGTCTGTTTAGAAATATTACCGGAAATCAGGCTACTGCATGGGGTTTGCTTGCTGCATCGGAACGTTCGGGGCGAAAATTGTTTTTAGGATCTTATCCTATCACTCCAGCTACAGAAATTTTGCAGGAACTTTCGGTAATGAAACACCTAGACTGCATCACCTTTCAGGCCGAAGACGAAATTGCAGGTATTTGTTCAGCCATTGGCGCATCGTTTACTGGAAAACTGGGAGCTACCTCTACATCAGGTCCGGGACTTGCCCTTAAGGGCGAAGCCATTGGACTTGCTGTAATCACGGAACTACCACTCGTAATTGTAAATGTTCAACGTGGCGGACCATCGACGGGCCTACCGACAAAAACCGAACAGTCCGATTTAATGCAGGCACTATTCGGACGAAATGGTGAGAGTCCGGTGGCCGTTTTGGCTGCCTCCACACCAGCCAATTGTTTTTATTATGCTTACATGTCTGCAAAATTGGCCATTGAACATATGACCCCTGTTATTTTGTTAACCGATGGCTATCTGGCAAACGGTTCTGAACTTTGGCCTATTCCAAAAGTCGAAGACCTTGACCCAATTGAACCGCCTTTGGTTCAAGACAACGATATGGAATACAAACCCTATAAACGCGATATCGAAAGTCTTGCACGTCAATGGGCGCTTCCCGGTCAGGAAGGATTGCGCCACCGGGTTGGCGGGTTGGAAAAAGAAGACGTAACAGGCATTGTGTCGCACGATCCGGGCAACCACGAACTGATGGTGAGGAACCGCGCCGAAAAAATCGAACGCATTTCGAATTACATTCCAAAACAGGAAATAATGGGCAACAAAGCCTCCGATTTATTGGTTATCGGATGGGGTGGTACCTATGGCGCACTTTACACAGCAGTAAAAGAACTACAGGAAGAAGGTTATAGCATTAGTTTGGCTCAATTTACCTATATCAATCCTCTGCCAAAAAACACCAAAGAGGTGATGGAGAATCACAAAAAGCGGATTGTTTGCGAATTGAATATGGGACAATTTGCGACTTACCTTCGCTCGAAAATTCCGCAGTTCGACTACCTGCAGTTCAATAAAATACAAGGGCTACCCTTTATGATTTCAGAGTTAAAAACCAAGTTTAAAGAAATATTGGAGGAAATTTAAGATGATACCCGAATGCAATATACCATTGGCCAGTCCTCAGGATTTTTCTGTCGATTACGATGTAAAGTGGTGCCCAGGTTGTGGCGGCCATGCAGTACTTTCATCTATAAAAAAAACACTACCTGAACTTGGAATCCCAAAAGAGAAATTTGTTTTTGTTTCAGGAATAGGATGTTCCTCTAGGTTTCCTTATTATATCAATACTTATGGATTCCATAGTTTGCATGGCCGTGGGGCAGCAATAGCCTCCGGAATTAAAGTTTCCAACCCCGATTTGAGCGTTTGGCTGGCCACCGGCGATGGCGATTCGATGGCCATTGGCGGAAATCATTTCATTCATATTCTGCGCCGAAACATCGATGTCAACATTATTCTCTTCAACAATAAAATATATGGCCTGACCAAGGGGCAGTATTCGCCTACAACTCCTGCCGGCAGTATAACCAAAACATCGCCGGACGGCACCATCGAAAACCCATTTTTACCAGGAGAACTGGCCATGGGATCCAACGCTACTTTTTTTGCACGGGTTATAGATACCGACCCAAAAATGATGAAGGAGGTATTTATAAAAGCAGCCCAACACAAAGGAACCTCGCTCGTAGAAGTGTTGCAAAACTGCGTAATTTTTAACAACAAAGTGCACGAAGATATTACCGGAAAAGAAGTTCGCGATGAAAACCAGCTCTATCTCGAACATGGTAAGCCCATGCTTTTTGGCAAAAACAAAGAAAAGGGTATTGTAAGGGCCGGGTCGAAATTTATCGTTGGCGAGATAGGAAAAAATGGAGTGAGCCTGGCCGACGTGCTGGTACATGACGCGCACAACCTGGAAGGTACAAGGCATTACCAGCTTTCGCGTATGACATTACCCGACTACCCAGTGGCTTTGGGTGTAATCAGGCAATGCGAAACTGATGTGTACGAAACCTTGTTGGAAAAACAAATAGTAGCAGCCAAAGCCCGCAGCAGCGTAAAATGTGTAAACGATTTACTTATGAGCGGCAATACCTTCAAAATAAACTAACACTGTTAATTACATCAAATAGAAAGGCCGTGAGCATATGCAACGGCTTTTTTTATTCACACGCAAATGGTTTTTAGTTCCCGCTTTTCATTCTGCCTATAAAAAACTATATTTATTGAAAGAAAATGTTTGAGTTGAGCAACCGCGACGCCTATTATTTTTCCGATACCTCTTTCGGACTGCTGATGCAAAAACGCATTCAGAAAGTGCTTGTTTTATGCAGCAATTACGATTTTTTTACACTCGAAGAAGACGGACGCATCGACGAACAGATATTTAATGAATATGTCTCTTTAAACCTGCGTTACCCTCCAGTATTTCTTCACGCCGACTCAAGTATAAAAGCTTTAAAAATTCTTGAACGCGAAGAAATAGACTTAATAATTCCAATGCTGAGTATGGTAGACACCGATACTTTTGTGTTTGCCAAAAAACTCAAGGAGTTGTACCCTGAAAAGCCCATAGTAGTGCTCACTCACTTCTCGCGCGAGGTATCCTTGCGCCTGCAAAAAGTTGATCTTTCAAGCATAGACCATGTTTTTTGCTGGCTAGGCAATACCGATATTTTTCTGGCCATCATCAAACTTATCGAAGATAAGATGAACGCCAATAACGATATACTGGAAGTAGGCGTGCAGGCTGTTTTACTGGTGGAAGATTCGGTGAGGTACATCTCGTCTTACCTTCCCAGTCTTTATCACATTATTCTCGAACAGTCGAAAGAGTTTATGCTCGAAGCCCTGAACGAGCACCAGCAAATGTTGCGCAGGCGCGGACGACCTAAAATATTACTGGCCCGCAACTACGATGAAGCGTTTGGACTGTACCAAAAATTCAAGGGAAATATATTAGGAATTATCTCGGATGTAAGCTACAAATACACTCCTAACCGGCGCGATACCAAACAAAAAGCCGGCCTGAAATTATGTGCTGTTGTGAAAGCCGACGACCCCAATATGCCTTTTCTGCTTCAATCGTCGGACAACCAAAATAAAGAACTTGCCGAAAAGCTCCACGCAGGATTTATCAATAAATATTCCGATAATCTCCTGAGCGAACTGAAAGAATACATAATCAATAATTTTGGGTTTGGACCATTTCTGTTTACCGACCCCCAAACCGGAGAAAAAACCCACCAGGCACGCGATTTAAAAGAATTTCAGGAAATAATCCTGTCAGTGCCCGACCACATTATCGAATACCACTCGCGTAGAGACGATTTCTCGAAATGGCTCAATGCCAGGGCTCTTTACCCCATTGCACGGAAATTTAAAGAAGCACAGTTCGATGAGTTTGCCTCGCCCGAATCTTTGCGTAAATACATTTATACCACCATCTCTAGTTTCAGGGTAAGCAAAGCCCGAGGTATTATTGCCGAATTCGATCGCAGCAAATTCGATGCTTACCTCTTCTTTTCGCGTATAGGAAACGGTAACCTGGGTGGCAAGGCAAGAGGATTGGCATTTATGAATTCGGTAATTAAGAATGAAAAAATATTTAGTAAATATCCCGACGTAATTATCACCATTCCGGCTACAGTAGTGCTCACTACCGATATTTTTGAAGAATTTATGTTACAAAATAACTTGCAGGCTATTGCCCAGTCAAATGCAAGCGACGAAGAAATTCTGGAGCATTTTATACAAGCCTCACTGCCGGATAAGATTCACGAAGACCTCATCACCATCGCAAGCCTCACCAATACACCCCTTGCCATTCGTTCGTCGAGTAAATTGGAAGACTCTTTTTACCAACCCTTCGCCGGAATTTATTCGACCTATATGATTCCGTATATCCCTGATATCAAGCAAATGGTGGATATGATTGAAAAAGCCATTAAATCGGTGTATGCTTCAGTCTATTTTCGCACCAGTAAATCTTATATGTCGGCCACCTCTAACCTGATCGACGAAGAAAAAATGGGGGTTATCATTCAATCGGTGTGTGGAACCAACTACGGAGGGCGCTATTATCCAACCATTTCTGGAGTTGCCCGTTCGCTCAACTATTACCCTATACCACCTGAAAAGGCCGAAGATGGTGTAGTGGATCTTGCTTTTGGACTTGGCAAACACATTGTGGAAGGAAACACTTCCTTGCGCTTTTCTCCTGCCCATCCAAGGAGAATTATACAACTTTCGAACCCTGATTACGCCATTAAAAATACCCAGAAATACTTCTGCAGCCTCGACATGAACCCTGCCAGCTTTGTAACATCGGTTGTGGACAATATTAATATCCTGAAACTTTCGATACGGGAAGCTGAAAAAGACAGTGCACTGGCACATGTTGTTTCTACTTACGATTTTGAGAACAATAGCATCCGCGATGGACTGCATGCCGATGGAAAAAAGATTATTACTTTTTCGAATATTTTAAATCACAACTCGTTTCCGCTTGCTGAAATTATTACCGATTTGCTGAAGATTAGCAAAGAAGCCATGAGTAACGATGTGGAAATTGAATTTGCCGTGAACCTGGATACCCCGCCTGGAGAACCCAAAATATTCAACTATCTTCAGGTTAGACCAATCGTATCGTCGGTAAGCGAATTTTCGTCGGCGTGTGTCGAAACCGACATGAAAGATTCGCTCCTGTATTCTGAAAAAGCAATGGGAAATGGTATTATCAAAGAGATTACCGATATTGTATATGTAAAAACAGAAAAATTTAACCCTGCCCATAACAAACAAATCGCCACTGAGCTGGATACGCTGAATCAAAAATTCAGGGAAGCCGATGAGAATTATGTGTTAATTGGTCCCGGCCGCTGGGGGTCAAGCGACCACTGGCTTGGCATACCGGTAAAATGGGCCCAGATATCTTCGGCTCGTATCATTGTAGAGTCGGGTCTGGAACACTTTAGGGTAGATCCCAGCCAAGGCACCCACTTCTTCCATAATCTTACCAGTTTTGGGGTCGGATATTTTACCATCAACCCATACCTGAGCGACGGGCATTGCAATTTTCAGTACCTCGACCAACTGCCTGCCGAGTTCGAAACTGAATTTATCCGGCATGTTCGTATTCCCAGCGGTTTCGAGATACGCATCGATGGTAAAACCAACAAAGGAATTATTACTGTTTAAAAATGCAGTTTGTTATTTTCTTCATTTGACAGAGAAAGTAACAATTGCTACATTCGTAATACTTTAAAATAGCCATTGACGAATAACGACCCCATACTGCAACAAAAGTTCGAAAAGCTTTTCAAAGAGCATTTTACATCATTGTGCTATTTTGCAAAGAAATACCTGGGCGACCTCGACAGCAGCAAGGAAGTAGTGCATGCTGTGTTTATTAAAATATGGGAAAACCGGGCCGAATTTGATTTCGATAAGCCTGCCAAATCCTATCTTTTCACTTCGGTATACAATCGTAGTTTGAATATGCTCCGCGACAACAAAAAATTTAGCACAACAGACAATGAATATGCAAAAAATGCCGAACTCGATGGAGGCGAATTCCACGATACCATGGAATTGGCAGAGCTTGAAGGGCGAATCAAAAAGGCTCTTACCAAATTGCCCGATAAATGCCGCGAAGTGTTTGAACTAAACCGTTTTGAGAATAAAAAATACAACGAAATTGCGCTTCAACTGAATCTTTCTCTTAAAACTGTAGAAGCTCATATGTCCAAAGCACTTAAAATATTAAAAGAAGAATTAAAAGATTACATCTACCTGATTTTGTTTTTAATACTAAATAATAACGATATGCTCTAAGGGTAAAATCCTATTCAGGTGTGTTACCCACAGAAAGCCATGCAAAACAATACACGACATATTGCCCCCATCGAGCTAATCACCAAATACCTGGCCCGGGAATCGGGTGCCGGGGAGCGTGTTTTAGTAGAAAATTGGATAAAGGCTTCGGACGAAAATAAAAAAGAGTTCGAAGCTATTGAGAAATTATGGCTTGCAAGCCATACAGCTATTCAGCAACCTGAAATAAACCTTGAAGCCGAGTGGAGACGTATGGAAAACACCCTTGGCTTCGCAAAAAAGAAACAGCTTAACTTCCAGACTATTCTTAGAGTTGCCGCAGCCATATTTGTAATTTCTTCCCTGGCTGCAATTGGATTAAGGCAATCGATGATGGTAAAAGAAAAATCGGGTGCCAGCCAGCTCAGCAACCTGGTTCTGCCCGATGGCAGCACCATTAGTTTAAATGCCAACTCAAAAATAAGCTATTCAAAAAACTTTGGTAAAACAACCCGCGAACTTACACTCGAGGGCGAAGCCTTTTTTGAGGTAGCTCACGATAAAACCAAACCCTTTATTGTTATTGCCCACAATAGCCGGATTGAGGTTCTGGGTACCCAATTCAATGTAAAGGCTTATAAAAACCAGACAGAAGTGAAGGTATCGGTAACAGAGGGCACTGTTAAATTCTCAGACCGTAAAAAGCAAGCAAAAAGTGCCATACTTAAAGCCGGCGAATCGGCTACATACAACAAGACTAATCAGAAAATCATTCTTAAGCCAGTCGTGAATGTAAACGATATGGCCTGGAAAAGCAGACAAATGTATTTTGAACATACTCCTTTGCACGAAGTAGCCAGCGTACTTGAAAATACTTACCAGGTTGAAATTGAGGTGTCGGAAACTGTTCGAGAATGTTCCATCACCGTAAGCTTCGAAGACAGCGACCTGGCTTCGGTGTTAAGTGTGCTAAAATCGACCCTGTCCCTCAGGGTTCGTGTAGACAATGATAAAATTTTCTTATCGGGCCAAGGATGCCAAAATCCCTGATTATGCATTTATCCGGAGGCTTCTTCAAGCTAATAGTAAGCATCATTTGTTGGTTTGCGTTTTTGTCCGATGCCTTCAATCAAAATACTCTTCCCGAACAAAACCTGAGTTTACGGTTTGTAAATACTCCACTCGAACAGGTTTTGCAGCAAATTTCAGCCCAATCATCGGTCCGTTTTTCATACAGTCCCGATGCCATTCCGGTAAATAAGAGCATAAGCTATACCTGCACCAGCCGTAAACTATCTCTTGTTCTTGACGATATTTGCACCCTGGCCGGAATACAATATAAACTAGTGGGAGACCACCTGGTGCTTACCCAGACAGATATACCGATTCCACCTCCACCGATTGTAAAAAAATATACCATCAGCGGCTACATTACCGATG
It contains:
- a CDS encoding FecR domain-containing protein, with amino-acid sequence MCYPQKAMQNNTRHIAPIELITKYLARESGAGERVLVENWIKASDENKKEFEAIEKLWLASHTAIQQPEINLEAEWRRMENTLGFAKKKQLNFQTILRVAAAIFVISSLAAIGLRQSMMVKEKSGASQLSNLVLPDGSTISLNANSKISYSKNFGKTTRELTLEGEAFFEVAHDKTKPFIVIAHNSRIEVLGTQFNVKAYKNQTEVKVSVTEGTVKFSDRKKQAKSAILKAGESATYNKTNQKIILKPVVNVNDMAWKSRQMYFEHTPLHEVASVLENTYQVEIEVSETVRECSITVSFEDSDLASVLSVLKSTLSLRVRVDNDKIFLSGQGCQNP